A region from the Streptomyces lydicus genome encodes:
- a CDS encoding saccharopine dehydrogenase family protein, with protein MRRQDTSGRDHDLVLYGATGFAGSLTATYLAAHAPQGCRWALAGRNTAKLERLRDRLTAINPDCADLPLLRADSGDPHALRALAAGTKVLVTTVGPYLLHGEPLVAACAAAGTDYVDLTGEPEFIDRMYVRHDATARASGARLVHACGFDSVPHDLGVLFTVGLLPEGVPVRIDGFVRTNATFSGGTLASALTAASRPVAMAQAARERQRAEPRPAGRTVRAPFGPPLRSDETRTWGVPLPTLDPQVIARSAAALDRYGPDFRYRHYAGVRRLPVAVGGVMGVGALCAVAQVPAARRWLSRRLEPGEGPGPERRARSWFRVRFVASGGGERLITEVAGGDPGYDETAKMLAESALSLAFDDLPETAGQVTTAVAMGDALTARLQDAGITFRVVQG; from the coding sequence ATGCGACGGCAGGACACCTCCGGACGGGACCATGATCTCGTCCTCTACGGCGCGACCGGCTTCGCGGGCTCCCTCACCGCCACCTACCTGGCCGCGCATGCTCCCCAGGGCTGCCGCTGGGCGCTGGCCGGGCGCAACACCGCGAAACTGGAGCGGCTGCGCGACCGGCTGACAGCGATCAACCCAGACTGTGCCGACCTGCCGCTGCTGCGGGCCGACAGCGGCGATCCCCACGCGCTGCGCGCCCTCGCCGCTGGTACCAAAGTGCTGGTGACGACTGTCGGGCCGTATCTGCTCCACGGTGAGCCGCTGGTCGCCGCATGCGCCGCGGCAGGCACCGACTATGTCGATCTGACCGGTGAGCCGGAGTTCATCGACCGGATGTATGTGCGTCACGATGCGACGGCCCGCGCCTCCGGGGCGCGCCTGGTGCACGCCTGCGGATTCGACTCCGTCCCGCACGATCTGGGGGTGCTCTTCACGGTGGGGCTCCTCCCCGAAGGCGTCCCCGTGCGCATCGACGGCTTCGTACGGACCAACGCCACCTTTTCCGGCGGCACTCTGGCCTCGGCACTGACCGCCGCATCGCGTCCGGTCGCCATGGCACAGGCCGCCCGCGAGCGGCAGCGGGCGGAGCCGCGACCGGCCGGCCGTACGGTGCGGGCACCCTTCGGGCCACCGCTCCGGAGCGATGAAACGCGCACCTGGGGCGTGCCGTTGCCGACCCTCGATCCTCAGGTCATCGCCCGCTCCGCCGCCGCGCTGGACCGTTACGGGCCCGACTTCCGCTACCGCCACTACGCAGGCGTACGACGGCTGCCGGTCGCCGTCGGCGGAGTGATGGGGGTGGGAGCCCTGTGCGCAGTCGCCCAGGTTCCCGCCGCGCGGCGCTGGCTGTCGCGGCGCCTGGAGCCGGGTGAAGGGCCGGGCCCCGAGCGGCGCGCACGCAGCTGGTTCAGGGTCCGCTTCGTCGCCTCCGGCGGCGGCGAACGCCTGATCACCGAGGTCGCGGGCGGTGACCCCGGCTACGACGAGACGGCGAAGATGCTCGCCGAGTCGGCGCTCAGCCTGGCCTTCGACGACCTGCCGGAGACCGCCGGGCAGGTGACGACCGCGGTTGCCATGGGGGACGCGCTGACGGCCCGCCTCCAGGATGCGGGCATCACGTTCCGCGTCGTCCAGGGGTAG
- a CDS encoding endonuclease V yields MDTPGTLSCDDELRNWPADEDQARAVQDRLRPCVRLDEPGPEPGFEGTVVGVDVAYDDARDVVAAAAVALDARTCAVVDEATAVGQISFPYVPGLLAFREIPTVLDALARLTRTPDLVVCDGYGLAHPRRFGLASHLGVLTGLPTIGVAKNPFTFRYAPPGPDRGATSPLLDGTEEVGRALRTQRGVKPVFVSVGHRVGLDRACAQTLHLAARYRLPETTRAADALCRRALADA; encoded by the coding sequence ATGGACACTCCCGGAACGCTCTCCTGCGACGACGAACTGCGGAACTGGCCGGCCGACGAAGACCAGGCGCGTGCCGTCCAGGACCGGTTGCGGCCCTGCGTACGGCTCGATGAGCCCGGTCCGGAACCGGGGTTCGAGGGCACGGTCGTCGGGGTGGACGTCGCCTACGACGACGCACGTGACGTCGTCGCCGCTGCCGCCGTCGCGCTGGACGCCCGTACGTGCGCCGTCGTCGACGAGGCGACCGCCGTCGGGCAGATCTCCTTCCCGTACGTCCCCGGCCTGCTGGCGTTCCGTGAGATTCCCACCGTGCTCGACGCCCTCGCCCGTCTCACCCGCACCCCTGACCTCGTGGTCTGCGACGGTTACGGGCTGGCGCACCCGCGCCGCTTCGGGCTCGCCAGCCACCTGGGAGTGCTGACCGGGCTGCCCACCATCGGGGTCGCCAAGAACCCCTTCACCTTCCGCTACGCGCCTCCCGGACCGGACCGCGGCGCCACCTCTCCGCTTCTGGACGGGACCGAGGAGGTGGGACGTGCGCTGCGTACCCAAAGGGGGGTCAAGCCGGTCTTCGTCTCCGTGGGGCATCGCGTCGGTCTCGACCGTGCCTGTGCGCAAACACTCCACCTGGCAGCGCGTTACCGGCTTCCCGAGACGACCCGGGCCGCGGACGCGCTGTGCCGGAGGGCGCTCGCCGACGCCTGA
- a CDS encoding MmcQ/YjbR family DNA-binding protein, translating to MAKAAGPAAVRERVRAFALGLPGTVEEFPWGESVIKVNKKVFVFLGIDGGDRPHGVTLKLKDPAAHAHALTLPGAQPAGYGLGRSGWVRVPLAEPGAPPADLLCDWAEESYRVIAPKKLIAELDGG from the coding sequence ATGGCGAAGGCGGCGGGTCCGGCGGCGGTACGGGAGCGGGTGCGCGCGTTCGCGCTCGGCCTTCCGGGGACCGTGGAGGAGTTCCCCTGGGGCGAGAGCGTCATCAAGGTCAACAAGAAGGTCTTCGTCTTCCTCGGCATCGATGGCGGCGACCGCCCGCACGGGGTCACGCTGAAACTGAAGGATCCCGCAGCGCACGCCCATGCCCTGACCCTGCCCGGCGCCCAGCCCGCGGGCTACGGCCTGGGCAGGTCCGGATGGGTGCGGGTCCCGCTGGCGGAGCCGGGCGCTCCGCCGGCCGATCTGCTGTGCGACTGGGCGGAGGAGTCGTATCGCGTCATAGCCCCCAAAAAGCTCATCGCCGAGCTCGACGGGGGATAG
- a CDS encoding YciI family protein, which yields MFVLELTYTAPLERVDAVLQEHREWLEKEYAAGHFLAAGRKIPRDGGVILAAGTDRATVERIVTEDPFALAGVCEYRITEFAATTTAPALEQYREQLPS from the coding sequence ATGTTCGTACTGGAGCTGACCTACACCGCGCCCCTCGAACGCGTCGACGCCGTCCTTCAGGAGCACCGGGAGTGGCTGGAGAAGGAGTACGCCGCCGGGCACTTCCTCGCCGCCGGCCGCAAGATCCCGCGGGACGGGGGCGTGATTCTCGCCGCGGGGACGGACCGTGCGACCGTCGAGCGGATCGTGACCGAAGACCCGTTCGCCCTCGCCGGGGTGTGTGAGTACCGGATCACGGAGTTCGCGGCGACGACGACCGCCCCTGCGCTGGAGCAGTACCGGGAACAACTGCCGTCCTGA